A window from Luteibacter flocculans encodes these proteins:
- a CDS encoding winged helix-turn-helix transcriptional regulator translates to MDIDKLSSGTCAISRSLAFVGDAWSALILRDASRGMTQFDQFRTSLGIAPNILSRRLKALTEAGVLEKRRYSERPPRDEYMLTQAGRDFVPILAAMAEWGRRYNGGGSPLSELVDRETGKPVRALVVDENSGRPLHEVALQLVMPEAAPG, encoded by the coding sequence ATGGACATCGACAAACTTTCTTCCGGCACCTGCGCGATCTCGCGGAGTCTCGCTTTCGTCGGGGACGCGTGGAGTGCCTTGATCCTGCGCGACGCCAGCCGGGGTATGACCCAGTTCGATCAGTTCCGCACCAGTCTCGGCATTGCGCCGAACATCCTGTCGCGCCGACTGAAGGCGTTGACGGAAGCCGGCGTGCTGGAGAAGCGGCGCTACAGCGAGCGCCCGCCGCGAGACGAGTACATGCTGACCCAGGCAGGACGCGATTTCGTGCCGATTCTTGCCGCCATGGCGGAATGGGGGCGTCGTTACAACGGTGGGGGCTCGCCGCTGTCGGAACTCGTCGATCGCGAAACCGGGAAACCCGTGCGAGCACTCGTCGTGGACGAGAACAGCGGGCGGCCCTTGCATGAAGTGGCGCTACAGCTGGTCATGCCCGAGGCCGCACCAGGCTAA
- a CDS encoding SDR family NAD(P)-dependent oxidoreductase, with protein MSTDFKGTALVTGASSGIGEVYAERLADRGYDLILAARRVDRLEALAQKITARTGRKVEVLRADLSDRKDIAAVERRLADDATITLLVNNAGISLEGSILENGSENIERIVTVNVLAPTLLAAAAAQAFVARDKGGIINIASVLAFVPEMMDGIYSGTKAHLVGITQGLAAKLQGTQVRVQAVLPGATRSEIWEKSGKDVDAMMPGMVMDTADLVDAALVGFDRGEVITIPPLQDEAQYKAFEAARMAMAPNLSRKEVAPRYRQHA; from the coding sequence ATGAGCACTGATTTCAAAGGCACGGCCCTGGTCACGGGCGCTTCCTCGGGCATTGGCGAGGTCTACGCCGAGCGCCTGGCCGACCGCGGCTACGACCTGATCCTGGCCGCCCGCCGCGTGGATCGCCTGGAGGCGCTTGCCCAGAAGATCACGGCACGTACCGGCCGCAAGGTCGAAGTGCTGCGTGCCGACCTCAGCGATCGCAAGGACATTGCTGCCGTCGAACGCCGTTTGGCGGACGACGCCACCATCACCCTGCTCGTAAACAACGCCGGCATCTCGCTCGAAGGCAGCATCCTGGAAAACGGCAGCGAGAACATCGAGCGGATCGTCACCGTGAACGTGCTGGCCCCGACGCTGCTGGCGGCTGCCGCGGCGCAGGCATTCGTTGCCCGCGACAAGGGCGGCATCATCAACATTGCCTCCGTGCTGGCATTTGTGCCGGAAATGATGGACGGCATCTACAGCGGCACGAAGGCGCACCTGGTCGGCATTACCCAGGGACTGGCCGCCAAGCTCCAAGGCACCCAGGTACGCGTGCAGGCCGTGCTGCCAGGCGCCACCCGTTCCGAGATCTGGGAGAAGTCGGGCAAGGACGTGGACGCCATGATGCCCGGCATGGTGATGGATACCGCAGACCTCGTGGACGCCGCGCTGGTCGGCTTCGACCGTGGTGAAGTGATCACCATCCCGCCGCTGCAGGACGAGGCGCAGTACAAGGCGTTCGAAGCCGCTCGCATGGCCATGGCGCCGAACCTGTCGCGCAAAGAGGTCGCACCGCGCTACCGCCAGCACGCCTAA
- a CDS encoding NAD(P)-dependent alcohol dehydrogenase: MFEVRGFAAHDATTPLVPFTVPRRDVGAHDIHIEILYSGVCHSDLHQAQNDWGNAIYPMVPGHEIVGRVKAVGSAVKKFKVGDYAGVGCMVDSCRECESCKRDLEQYCLNHTSFTYNGTEQDRTTPTYGGYSTDIVVQERFAVKISDKLDLKATAPLLCAGITTYSPLRHWNVGPGQKVGVIGLGGLGHMGVKFAKAMGAHVTMITTSASKGEDAKRLGADAVLLSTDAEAMKAQAASFDFLLNTVPVSHDLNPYINLLKLDGTMVLVGVLTPIDGMIGGALMLPRRTIAGSAIGGMAETQEMMDFCAEHGIVSDIELVDMASINETYKRLVKNDVRYRFVIDMATMPAA, encoded by the coding sequence ATGTTCGAAGTCCGCGGATTCGCCGCCCATGACGCCACGACGCCCCTCGTCCCCTTCACCGTGCCCCGCCGCGATGTTGGCGCGCACGATATCCATATCGAGATCCTGTACAGCGGCGTCTGCCATTCCGACCTGCACCAGGCCCAGAACGACTGGGGCAACGCCATCTACCCGATGGTCCCCGGCCATGAAATCGTCGGGCGCGTGAAGGCCGTCGGTTCGGCCGTGAAGAAGTTCAAGGTCGGCGATTATGCCGGCGTCGGCTGCATGGTGGATTCCTGCCGCGAATGCGAATCCTGCAAGCGCGATCTGGAACAGTACTGCCTGAACCACACCAGCTTTACCTACAACGGTACCGAGCAGGACCGGACGACGCCGACCTATGGCGGCTACTCGACCGACATCGTGGTGCAGGAGCGCTTCGCGGTGAAGATTTCCGACAAGCTCGACCTCAAGGCCACCGCGCCGCTGCTGTGCGCCGGCATCACCACCTACTCGCCGCTGCGTCACTGGAACGTGGGACCGGGTCAGAAGGTTGGCGTGATCGGCCTCGGCGGCCTCGGCCATATGGGCGTGAAGTTCGCCAAGGCGATGGGCGCGCACGTCACCATGATCACCACCTCCGCCTCGAAGGGCGAAGACGCCAAGCGTCTCGGTGCCGACGCTGTGCTGCTCTCCACCGACGCGGAAGCGATGAAGGCGCAGGCGGCCAGCTTCGACTTCCTGCTCAACACGGTGCCGGTGTCCCATGACCTGAACCCGTACATCAATCTGCTGAAGCTCGACGGCACGATGGTGCTGGTGGGTGTGCTCACGCCGATCGACGGCATGATCGGTGGTGCGCTGATGCTTCCCCGCCGCACGATCGCCGGTTCCGCCATCGGCGGCATGGCCGAGACGCAGGAGATGATGGATTTCTGCGCCGAGCATGGCATCGTGTCCGACATCGAGCTGGTCGACATGGCTTCGATCAACGAGACGTACAAGCGTCTGGTGAAGAACGACGTGCGCTACCGCTTCGTCATCGATATGGCGACGATGCCCGCGGCTTAA